AGGGCGACCTGAGCGACGAGGAGCTCACCGAGGTCGACCGGGAGCTCGAGGCGATGAACGCGGAGCTGCAGGGACACGGCGAAGAGCTGATCACGCTCGCGATGGGCAACGAGCCGCCGCCCGCGCGCGATCTGCTCGGCATCACCCACGACGTCACCGGGATCCTGCACCGCACGCAGCTGCGGCTCGAGGGGATCCTCGGTCCGGACCGCGCGGCGGACGTCGACCCGAGCGCGCTCGAGATCTGGAACTTCGTCGATCTGTACCGGCTCGAGCCCGCCGCCCGCGCCGCCATCCAGCGCATGCCATGAGCGAGCCGGTCGCTCGCACGCGCGCGCCCGCGGCGTTGAGAGGGCTCCGCGACGCCTGGGTGGTCGCGCGCTTCGACCTCGGCGAGTCCCTGCGCTCGAGGAAGGTGCTCATCTTCCTCGCGCTCTACGCCGCCGGCTCCGTGGCCGCGGCGGTGATCTTCACCGAGGTGCTCCAGGACATCGAGGAGGCGCTCGCCGAGCAGCTCCTCGTGGCGCGCACCACCGAGCCGGGCAGCCTGACGCAGGCGGTGATGGAGGCGCCGGAGCTCCGCCTGGTGCTGGTCCGGCTCGTGCGCGACGAGGCGCTCGCGGACGCGCTGCTCCAGATCCCGCCGATCGCGCTGCTCTATCACTGGGTCGCGCTGACCTTCGCGCCCGTGTTCGTGGTCTTCACCTCGAGCGACGCGATCAGCGGCGAGGTCTCGAGCGGGAGCGTGCGCTACGCGCTCTTTCGCACCGACCGGATGAGCTGGGCGGTGGGCAAGCTCCTCGGCCAGATGTGCCTGACCGCGGTGGGGCTCGCGCTCGGGGCGTTCGGGGCGTGGGTCGTCGGCTACGTGCAGCTGGCGAGCTTCGCGCCGCTCGACACCGCGACGTGGCTCTCCAGGTACTTGCTGACGGCGTTCTTCTTCGCCTTCGCGCACCTCGGGCTCGCGCTCGGCGTCTCGCAGCTCACCCGCTCGGTGCCGTGGTCTCGCGCGCTCGGGCTCTTCGCGCTGGTCTTCGTCTTCGGCGCCCACGGCTGGCTCGGACGGGACGCGGTGCGCGAGGAGGCGCCGGTGTTGAGCGAGTCGTTGCAGCAGATCTTCCCCGCCGCGCACCGGCTCGAGCTCTGGCGCCCCGCGCTCTCCGACGGCGCGATCTCGCTCGTCGTCCTCGCGGCGCTGGGGATCCTCTACTTCGCCCTCGGCCACCTGCGCTTCGCGCGGAGGGACGCGTGAGCCGGTTCGCGCTGCGGCTGAAGGGCGTCATCAAGCGCTACGGCAAGACCCGCGCGCTGGACGGGCTCACCCTCGACGTGCCGAGCGGCGCGCTGATGGGCCTGGTCGGACCGAACGGCGCGGGCAAGACGACGACCTTCGGCGTGGTGAGCGGCGCGGTGCGGGCGGACGCGGGGCAGGTCGACGTGCTCGGACAGGGCGCGTTCGATCCGGTTCGACACGCGGGGCGGCTGACGGTCCTGCCGCAGGACTGCGCGCTCAACCCGAGCTCGAGCGCGCGTCAGATCTTGTCGTTCCACGCGCGGCTCCAGGGCCTGACGCTGCAGGCCGCCACGCGCGAGGCGGATCGCGTGCTCGACCTCGTGCACCTCGCGGACCGGGCCGGCGCGCGGGTCGGTCAGCTCAGCCACGGAATGAAGCGCCGCCTCGCGGTCGCGCAGGCGCTGCTCGGTGACCCGGAGCTCGTCCTGCTCGACGAGCCCACCGGCGGGCTGGACCCCCACCTCGTGGTGGCCATGCGGGAGATCCTGAGCGCCCAGAGGGGGCTGCGCACGGTCGTGGTCAGCTCCCACATCCTCGCCGACCTCGAGGCGACCTGTGACCACGTCGCGTTCATGGAGGACGGCCGCTGCACCCGGAGCGGGCCGGTGGCGGAGGTCACCCGACGCGGCGCGCTCGTCCGCGTGCAGCTGGCCGAGCCGATGGCGCTGGCCGCGTTCGAGGCGGTGCTGGCGGGGCGGGAGCCCTCGATCGAGGGCGACGTGCTGCGCTACCAGCTCCACGAGGGGGAGGACCCGGCCGAGGTGCAGCGAGCGCTCCTCCCCCAGCTCCTGGACGCAGGCGCGGCCATCCTCGAGATCCGGCTCGGCGAGTCCCTCGAGGCCGCCTACATGTCCACCCGGACCCGCTGACCTCTCCAGTCTCGATTGCTCTATTTATAAAACTATCCGTTGACGCGGGATTCTGGCTGAGCGACCCTGACCCCCTCTGGAGGTCTCGTGAAGCGCTTCTCTACGGCGATGGTTCCGCTCGTTCTGTCCCTCTCCCTCTTCAGCTGTGGGGAGGAGGTGGTCGGCGATCCGATGACGGACGCCGGCTCCGATGGGAGGGTGACCTGCGGCGCCGGCGAGGCGCTCTGCGGCACGGAGTGCGTCGACGTGTCCAGCGACCCGGCGCGCTGCGGAGACTGTGAGACCTCGTGCGGCGCGTCGGAGGTGTGCTCGGCCGGCGTGTGCGCCACGAGCTGCCCGCCCGGGCAGGAGGCCTGTGACGGCGGGTGCTTCGACACCGGCACGTCGCGCGCCCACTGCGGGGCCTGCGGGGTGGCGTGCGGCGACGGCGAGCTGTGCAGCGGCGGGAGCTGCGGGCTCAGCTGCGGTGGAGACACGCCGACCCAGTGCGACGGCGGGTGCGTCGACACCGATCGGGATCGCGCCCACTGCGGCGGCTGCGACGTGGCCTGCGACGCGGGCGAGGTCTGCGCGGCGGGGAGCTGCGAGACGAGCTGCCCGACCGGGCAGATCGCCTGCGGCGGCGAGTGCGTCGACCCGACCCGCGACCGCGTCTACTGCGGCGCGTCCATGGACTGCGCCGGCGGCAACGTCGGAGTGAGCTGCGGCGCGGGCGAGGTCTGCGTCGACGGCGGCTGCGCGACGAGCTGCCCCGGCGGGCAGGTGGTCTGCGGTGGGCGCTGCGCGGACCCCCAGACGGACCGCGCGTACTGCGGCGCGAGCGGGGACTGCGCGGGCGCGAACGCGGGCGACACCTGCGACGCGGGTGAGGTGTGCGCGGCCGGGACCTGCGCGGTGAGCTGTCCCGCGGGGCAGATCGAGTGCGACGGAGCGTGCGTGGACCCGTCCTCCAACCGGCAGTACTGCGGCGCGACCGCGACCTGCGCCGGCTCCGAGGCGGGCGTGGCGTGCGGCGCGGGCGAGGTCTGCGTGGGCGGCGCCTGCGCGACGAGCTGTCCGAGCGGGCAGGTGGACTGCGCGGGTCGCTGCGTCGACCCGAGCACCGACCCGATCC
The Sandaracinaceae bacterium genome window above contains:
- a CDS encoding ABC transporter ATP-binding protein, which encodes MSRFALRLKGVIKRYGKTRALDGLTLDVPSGALMGLVGPNGAGKTTTFGVVSGAVRADAGQVDVLGQGAFDPVRHAGRLTVLPQDCALNPSSSARQILSFHARLQGLTLQAATREADRVLDLVHLADRAGARVGQLSHGMKRRLAVAQALLGDPELVLLDEPTGGLDPHLVVAMREILSAQRGLRTVVVSSHILADLEATCDHVAFMEDGRCTRSGPVAEVTRRGALVRVQLAEPMALAAFEAVLAGREPSIEGDVLRYQLHEGEDPAEVQRALLPQLLDAGAAILEIRLGESLEAAYMSTRTR
- a CDS encoding ABC transporter permease subunit, which produces MSEPVARTRAPAALRGLRDAWVVARFDLGESLRSRKVLIFLALYAAGSVAAAVIFTEVLQDIEEALAEQLLVARTTEPGSLTQAVMEAPELRLVLVRLVRDEALADALLQIPPIALLYHWVALTFAPVFVVFTSSDAISGEVSSGSVRYALFRTDRMSWAVGKLLGQMCLTAVGLALGAFGAWVVGYVQLASFAPLDTATWLSRYLLTAFFFAFAHLGLALGVSQLTRSVPWSRALGLFALVFVFGAHGWLGRDAVREEAPVLSESLQQIFPAAHRLELWRPALSDGAISLVVLAALGILYFALGHLRFARRDA